One part of the Denticeps clupeoides chromosome 8, fDenClu1.1, whole genome shotgun sequence genome encodes these proteins:
- the pkz gene encoding protein kinase containing Z-DNA binding domains: protein MAERPGGSLEDRIGEHFRKNPTQAFKALDVARAVGLKTAKDVNPTLYALSRNGRLVFTGETPPLWSLGPKQDRSSKGGNQSSYTDTSSGDQSGSSGTTDFLSSKGGNQSSYTDTSSGDQSGSSGTTDFLSSKGGNQSNYTDVSSGDQPGSSDFLGFADGTLDTATGLSLKDFDQINEIGSGGYGNVYKAKHKMDGMFYALKIVKYTSQAESEVKNLARCDHQNIVRYYTAWKGKFDWNVAGSSKGGNQSSYTDTSSGDQSGSSGTTDFLAGPHLFIQMEFCENGTLTTWIEDRNYRNSQRNAEDALTVFKQVVCGVMYIHSQRLIHRDLKPDNILFEKNGDVKIGDFGLVTMITDESGGSVERTLAKGTQSYMSPEQKDRRSYDEKTDIFPLGLIFFELLWKFSTRLEKAKTWENLRKQEFPDEFSEDFNYESKLIKKMLSREPRKRPAAAQLKAALDAGSESDRRQKTY from the exons ATGGCGGAGCGGCCCGGCGGGTCCTTGGAGGACAGAATAGGCGAGCATTTCAGGAAGAACCCGACGCAGGCGTTTAAGGCGCTGGACGTCGCCAGAGCCGTGGGGCTAAAGACGGCGAAAGACGTGAATCCGACTTTATACGCGCTGAGTAGAAACGGTCGCCTGGTGTTTACGGGCGAGACCCCGCCATTGTGGTCTCTAGGACCCAAACAAGACAG GAGCAGCAAGGGAGGAAACCAGTCCAGCTATACTGATACATCAAGTGGCGACCAGTCAGGATCTTCAGGGACCACAGATTTCCT GAGCAGCAAGGGAGGAAACCAGTCCAGCTATACTGATACATCAAGTGGCGACCAGTCAGGATCTTCAGGGACCACAGATTTCCT GAGCAGCAAGGGAGGAAACCAGTCCAACTATACTGATGTATCAAGTGGTGACCAGCCAGGATCTTCAGATTTCCT TGGTTTTGCAGACGGGACACTTGACACAGCCACTGGATTAAG TTTGAAAGATTTTGATCAAATAAATGAGATCGGAAGTGGGGGCTATGGTAATGTTTATAAAGCAAAGCATAAAATGGATGGCATGTTTTATGCACTAAAGATAGTAAAATATACCAG TCAGGCGGAAAGTGAAGTAAAGAATCTGGCACGTTGCGACCATCAAAACATAGTACGTTACTACACAGCCTGGAAAGGAAAGTTTGACTGGAATGTTGCAGG GAGCAGCAAGGGAGGAAACCAGTCCAGCTATACTGATACATCAAGTGGCGACCAGTCAGGATCTTCAGGGACCACAGATTTCCT TGCAGGACCGCATCTGTTCATTCAGATGGAGTTCTGTGAGAATGGAACACTGACCACTTGGATAGAAGACAGAAATTACAGGAATAGCCAGAGGAACGCAGAAGATGCTCTAACAGTTTTTAAGCAAGTTGTCTGTGGAGTAATGTACATTCACTCACAGAGACTCATTCACCGAGATCTGAAG CCGGACAACATATTGTTTGAAAAGAATGGCGACGTGAAGATCGGAGACTTTGGCCTTGTGACCATGATTACGGATGAAAGTGGTGGATCAGTGGAAAGAACTCTGGCTAAAGgaacacagtcatacatgagCCCTGAGCAG AAGGATAGGAGAAGTTATGACGAGAAAACAGACATATTCCCACTGGGACTGATTTTCTTTGAACTCCTTTGGAAATTCTCCACACGCCTTGAGAAAGCAAAG ACTTGGGAGAACCTCCGTAAACAGGAATTTCCAGATGAGTTCAGCGAGGACTTTAACTATGAG TCCAAACTCATAAAAAAGATGTTGTCCAGAGAGCCCAGAAAGcgtcctgctgcagcacagctcaaGGCAGCTTTGGATGCAGGGTCTGAAAGTGACCGCAGACAAAAGActtattga
- the pdpk1b gene encoding 3-phosphoinositide-dependent protein kinase 1, which translates to MARATSQIYDVAPIHSSVVLRTCPPMVRGQQDTPRLPGSSMEGQAPPPQPTQPRKKRSDDFKFGKILGEGSFSTVVLAKEHNTGKEYAIKILEKRHIMKENKAQYVKRERDVMSNLDHPFFVKLYFTFQDEEKLYFGLSYAKNGELLKYIRKIGSFDETCTRFYSAEIVCALEYLHNKGIIHRDLKPENILLSEEMHIQITDFGTAKQLSSDSKQARANSFVGTAQYVSPELLTEKSACKSSDLWALGCIIYQLVAGLPPFRAGNEYLIFQKIIKLEYEFPEKFFPKAKDLVKQLLLLDPCKRIGCEEMGGYEPLKSHPFFESISWSDLHLQTPPKLTAYLPAMSEDDEDCYGNYDDLLSQFSSMQVAQPSPFLTPAVEAPPSTSNPPSVDQFIHDLDSNSMELDLQFSDEQKRLLLDKQSAANPWHQFVENNLILKMGPVDKRKGLFARRRQLLLTEGPHLYYVDPVNKVLKGEIPWSPELRPEAKNFKTFFVHTPNRTYYLMDPSGNADKWCKKIQEVWRKIYHKHQNPGL; encoded by the exons TATGATGTTGCGCCCATCCACTCCTCTGTTGTTCTCCGCACCTGTCCACCCATGGTAAGAGGTCAGCAGGACACGCCCCGTCTCCCAGGCAGCAGCATGGAGGGTCAGGCACCACCCCCCCAGCCCACGCAGCCACGGAAGAAGAGATCGGATGATTTTAAATTTGGCAAAATCCTGGGAGAGGGCTCCTTCTCAACC GTTGTCCTCGCAAAAGAACACAACACAGGGAAGGAATATGCCA TTAAGATCTTGGAGAAGCGGCACATTATGAAAGAAAACAAGGCCCAGTATGTGAAGCGAGAACGAGATGTGATGTCGAACCTCGATCATCCTTTCTTTGTCAAGCTCTACTTCACCTTTCAGGATGAGGAGAAACTGT ATTTTGGTCTAAGTTATGCAAAAAACGGCGAATTACTGAAATACATCCGCAAGATCGGCTCGTTTGATGAGACGTGCACAAGGTTCTACTCTGCTGAAATTGTGTGCGCTCTAGAGTACTTACACAATAAAGGcatcatacacag AGATTTGAAGCCAGAGAACATTCTGCTGAGTGAGGAGATGCATATTCAGATCACAGACTTCGGCACGGCTAAACAGCTTTCTTCAGACAGCAAACAGG CTCGGGCAAACTCTTTTGTTGGGACGGCCCAGTATGTCTCCCCTGAGCTGCTGACCGAGAAATCTGCATGTAAAAG TTCTGACCTTTGGGCGTTAGGTTGCATCATTTACCAGCTGGTTGCTGGGTTACCACCTTTCAGAGCTGG AAATGAGTATCTAATATTCCAGAAGATTATAAAGTTGGAGTACGAGTTTCCTGAGAAGTTTTTCCCTAAAGCCAAGGATCTTGTAAAGCAACTACTG TTATTGGATCCCTGTAAGCGGATTGGTTGTGAGGAGATGGGCGGGTACGAGCCCCTTAAGTCCCACCCCTTCTTTGAATCAATTTCCTGGAGTGATCTGCACCTCCAAACACCCCCAAAGCTCACTGCGTACCTGCCCGCCATGTCAGAAGATGATGAGGACTGCTATGGCAAT TACGATGACCTCCTCAGCCAGTTCAGCAGTATGCAGGTGGCGCAGCCCAGTCCTTTCCTCACTCCCGCCGTGGAAGCCCCCCCCAGCACAAGCAACCCCCCCTCAGTGGACCAGTTCATTCACGACCTGGACAGCAACAGCATGGAGCTGGACCTGCAGTTCAGCGACGAGCAGAAACGCCTGCTGCTGGACAAACAGAGCGCAGCCAACCCATG GCATCAGTTTGTAGAGAATAATCTCATCCTGAAAATGGGCCCTGTGGACAAGCGCAAG GGTTTATTTGCACGGAGAAGGCAGTTGCTTTTGACCGAAGGACCTCACCTGTACTATGTGGATCCGGTCAACAAGGTTCTAAAGGGGGAGATTCCATGGTCTCCTGAGCTGCGACCCGAAGCGAAGAACTTCAAAACCTTCTTTGTTCACACG CCCAACCGGACGTACTATCTGATGGATCCCAGCGGAAATGCGGACAAGTGGTGTAAAAAGATCCAGGAGGTCTGGAGGAAGATCTACCACAAACACCAGAACCCAGGCCTATAG